From one Cupriavidus sp. P-10 genomic stretch:
- the eno gene encoding phosphopyruvate hydratase, whose protein sequence is MTAIVDIIGREVLDSRGNPTVECDVLLESGVMGRAAVPSGASTGSREAIELRDGDKSRYLGKGVLKAVEHINTEISEALLGLDASEQAFVDRTLIELDGTENKGRLGANAMLAVSMAVAKAAAEEAGLPLYRYFGGSGAMQLPVPMMNIVNGGAHANNSLDIQEFMIMPVSATSFREALRCGAEIFHALKKILADKGMSTAVGDEGGFAPNFSSNEECLNTVVQAIEKAGYRAGEDVLLALDCAASEFYHEGEGVYQLEGEGQKLTSTQFADYLANLCDKFPIVSIEDGMAEGDWDGWKTLTDKLGKRVQLVGDDLFVTNTKILKEGIERGIGNSILIKINQIGTLTETFAAIEMAKRAGYTAVISHRSGETEDSTIADIAVGTNAGQVKTGSLSRSDRIAKYNQLLRIEEALGDTTAYAGRGALYNLP, encoded by the coding sequence ATGACTGCAATCGTAGACATCATTGGACGCGAGGTTCTGGACTCGCGCGGCAACCCCACTGTCGAGTGCGACGTGCTGCTGGAATCCGGCGTGATGGGCCGAGCGGCGGTACCCTCGGGTGCATCGACCGGCTCGCGCGAAGCCATCGAACTGCGTGACGGCGACAAGTCGCGTTACTTGGGAAAGGGTGTGCTGAAGGCCGTCGAGCACATCAACACCGAGATCTCTGAAGCGCTCCTGGGGCTGGACGCTTCCGAGCAGGCCTTCGTGGACCGCACCCTGATCGAGCTCGACGGCACCGAGAACAAGGGCCGCCTGGGCGCCAACGCCATGCTGGCCGTGTCGATGGCTGTCGCCAAGGCCGCCGCGGAAGAAGCCGGCCTGCCGCTGTACCGCTACTTTGGCGGTTCGGGCGCGATGCAACTGCCGGTACCGATGATGAACATCGTCAACGGCGGGGCGCACGCCAACAACAGCCTGGACATCCAGGAATTCATGATCATGCCGGTGTCGGCAACCAGCTTCCGCGAAGCCCTGCGCTGCGGCGCCGAGATCTTCCACGCACTGAAGAAGATCCTTGCCGACAAGGGCATGTCCACCGCGGTGGGCGACGAGGGCGGCTTCGCGCCGAATTTCTCGTCCAACGAGGAATGCCTGAACACCGTGGTGCAGGCCATCGAGAAGGCCGGCTACCGCGCCGGTGAAGACGTGCTGCTGGCGCTGGACTGCGCCGCCAGCGAGTTCTACCACGAGGGCGAAGGCGTGTACCAGCTCGAAGGCGAAGGCCAGAAACTGACCTCGACCCAGTTCGCCGACTACCTGGCCAACCTGTGCGACAAGTTCCCGATCGTGTCGATCGAGGACGGCATGGCCGAAGGCGACTGGGACGGCTGGAAGACGCTGACCGACAAGCTCGGCAAGCGCGTGCAACTGGTGGGTGATGACCTGTTCGTGACCAACACCAAGATCCTGAAGGAAGGCATCGAGCGCGGCATCGGCAACTCGATCCTGATCAAGATTAACCAGATTGGCACGCTCACGGAGACGTTCGCGGCCATTGAGATGGCCAAGCGCGCCGGCTACACCGCCGTGATCTCGCACCGCTCGGGCGAAACGGAAGACAGCACCATCGCCGACATCGCCGTGGGCACCAACGCTGGCCAGGTCAAGACCGGCTCGCTGTCGCGTTCGGACCGCATCGCCAAGTACAACCAACTGCTGCGGATCGAAGAGGCACTCGGTGACACGACGGCGTATGCCGGACGAGGTGCGCTCTACAACTTGCCCTAA
- a CDS encoding phosphogluconate dehydrogenase C-terminal domain-containing protein gives MKEKIALFGAGGKMGVRLAKNLLKSDYRVSHVEVSQTGQQRLRSELGIECVSVDVALDGVDVVILAIPDTIIGKIAAEIAPKLKAGTMVMTLDAAAPFAGHLPERPDLVYFVAHPCHPPIYNDETEPEARRDYFGGGAAKQSITSALMQGPEEAFDLGEAVAKVIYAPILRSYRLTVEQMAILEPGLSETVCATLLQVMREAMDETVRRGVPAEAARDFLLGHMNILGAVIFNEIPGAFSDACNKAIEFGKPRLMQSDWIKVFDRAEIADSIRRIT, from the coding sequence GTGAAAGAGAAGATCGCTTTGTTCGGGGCAGGCGGAAAAATGGGGGTGCGCCTGGCCAAAAATCTGCTGAAGTCTGATTACCGAGTCAGCCACGTAGAGGTCAGTCAAACGGGACAGCAGCGACTTCGCAGCGAACTCGGTATCGAGTGCGTGAGCGTCGACGTAGCCCTCGACGGCGTAGACGTCGTGATTCTGGCCATCCCGGACACGATCATCGGTAAGATCGCCGCTGAAATCGCGCCAAAGCTGAAAGCTGGCACGATGGTCATGACACTGGATGCCGCCGCGCCGTTTGCTGGCCATCTGCCCGAGCGGCCAGACCTTGTCTACTTCGTCGCCCATCCGTGTCATCCGCCGATCTACAACGACGAGACAGAGCCTGAAGCGCGGCGGGACTATTTTGGGGGCGGCGCGGCCAAACAATCCATCACCAGCGCCCTGATGCAGGGTCCGGAGGAAGCGTTTGACCTGGGCGAGGCGGTAGCTAAAGTGATCTACGCACCAATCCTTCGGTCCTATCGCCTCACGGTGGAGCAGATGGCTATTCTTGAGCCGGGCCTGTCAGAGACCGTATGTGCGACGTTGCTCCAGGTCATGCGAGAGGCGATGGACGAAACTGTCCGCCGCGGGGTGCCTGCGGAAGCCGCACGCGATTTCCTGCTCGGGCATATGAATATTCTCGGTGCGGTGATTTTCAACGAAATCCCGGGAGCGTTCTCGGATGCCTGCAATAAGGCGATCGAATTCGGCAAACCGCGTTTGATGCAAAGCGACTGGATCAAGGTATTTGACCGAGCAGAGATCGCGGACAGTATCCGACGCATCACCTAA
- a CDS encoding HipA domain-containing protein — MLKLVMMNDALRNGDAHLKNFGLVYDDVMRPRLSPVYDVLTTQVWFPQEVPALAMQKTDPRGTEKWLDQLELERLASLSHCHNVDIVQMQAQCREIALQSMATTLDECPKCPPRKALEHALKIIEGALPVPSSSAKT; from the coding sequence ATGCTGAAACTGGTCATGATGAACGACGCACTACGCAACGGCGATGCACATCTAAAAAACTTTGGTTTGGTCTATGACGATGTCATGCGCCCGCGGCTCTCCCCCGTGTACGACGTACTCACCACCCAGGTATGGTTTCCGCAAGAGGTGCCCGCGCTAGCGATGCAAAAGACCGACCCGAGGGGTACGGAAAAATGGCTGGATCAGCTTGAGCTGGAGCGCCTCGCCTCTCTCAGTCATTGCCACAATGTTGACATCGTTCAAATGCAAGCACAGTGTCGCGAGATCGCATTGCAGAGCATGGCGACGACCTTGGATGAGTGCCCAAAATGCCCGCCGCGCAAAGCGCTTGAGCACGCCTTGAAGATTATCGAGGGGGCACTGCCTGTGCCATCATCATCTGCTAAAACATAG
- a CDS encoding glycerate kinase type-2 family protein — MDDPKRTLRHLFEAAVLSAQPHELLKAHVPAPPRGRTVVIGAGKAAGAMAQAFDALWPEDAPLEGLVVTRYGHTPPTPMDMRRRIEIVEASHPVPDEAGLTAAARILRMVSGLTADDLVVFLASGGGSSLLTLPPRDLPFVEKQRINHQLLISGANISEMNCVRKHLSLIKGGRLAAAAQPARMITLAISDVPGDDVSTIASGPTVPDESTCGQALEILRRYGVSIPVAIGDALQQGELETPKPGAPCFAANEVRLIATPQMALEAAARVAREAGFDVHILSDEIEGESRDVGKVHGAIARAVARRAQPFRVPCVILSGGETTVSVKPSRPGRERGRGGRAGEFCMGLTLALQGWPDIWALAADTDGLDGVEDNAGAFVTPDTLLRAQSQGQKIEDYLDRNDAYGYFSPLGDLLFTGPTYTNVNDFRAILVL, encoded by the coding sequence ATGGACGATCCGAAACGCACTCTCAGGCACCTCTTTGAGGCTGCAGTTCTCAGTGCTCAGCCCCACGAGCTGTTGAAAGCTCATGTGCCTGCGCCGCCGAGAGGGCGAACAGTTGTCATCGGAGCCGGCAAGGCCGCCGGCGCAATGGCTCAGGCATTTGATGCGCTGTGGCCGGAGGATGCTCCACTGGAAGGCCTGGTGGTGACGCGCTACGGCCACACGCCGCCAACCCCGATGGATATGCGACGTCGGATTGAGATTGTGGAGGCCTCACATCCAGTGCCGGATGAAGCAGGGCTGACGGCAGCGGCGCGGATCCTCAGAATGGTGAGCGGATTAACCGCCGATGATCTCGTTGTGTTCCTCGCTTCCGGAGGCGGCTCTTCCTTGCTGACACTGCCACCGCGTGATTTGCCGTTCGTCGAGAAGCAGCGCATCAATCATCAGTTGCTGATCTCCGGCGCGAATATTTCAGAGATGAATTGTGTGCGGAAACACCTCTCCCTGATCAAAGGGGGGAGGCTCGCTGCAGCCGCGCAACCGGCACGGATGATCACTTTGGCAATCAGTGACGTGCCGGGCGATGATGTCTCGACGATTGCAAGCGGGCCGACAGTACCTGACGAAAGTACCTGTGGGCAGGCCTTGGAAATCCTGCGTCGGTATGGAGTCAGCATACCAGTTGCCATTGGGGATGCGCTACAGCAAGGGGAACTTGAGACGCCGAAGCCGGGCGCACCGTGCTTCGCGGCCAATGAAGTCCGACTGATAGCGACTCCGCAGATGGCGCTCGAAGCCGCCGCTCGGGTAGCAAGGGAAGCAGGCTTCGATGTACACATTCTCTCTGACGAGATAGAGGGGGAGTCGCGAGACGTTGGCAAGGTGCATGGTGCGATTGCGCGCGCGGTCGCGCGGCGAGCCCAACCTTTCCGAGTTCCGTGCGTCATCCTGTCGGGAGGGGAAACGACCGTTTCCGTTAAACCGTCGCGGCCTGGTCGGGAACGGGGCCGCGGAGGCCGAGCAGGGGAGTTCTGCATGGGGCTGACATTAGCGTTGCAAGGATGGCCGGATATATGGGCGCTTGCTGCGGACACCGATGGTCTAGACGGTGTCGAGGACAACGCTGGGGCATTTGTGACCCCCGACACCCTGCTACGGGCTCAATCCCAGGGTCAGAAAATCGAAGACTATCTCGATCGCAACGATGCGTATGGCTACTTTAGCCCGCTCGGCGACCTGCTTTTCACCGGCCCGACCTATACGAACGTGAATGACTTCAGGGCCATACTGGTGCTATGA
- a CDS encoding helix-turn-helix transcriptional regulator, producing MDHRRELHDKADAMRRRIGEALRSARERQGSKQSDIAQKVGVSRATVIAIESGQSVSTLNLLLMAAAVGVNLNPQPDPAIVTPPRRPMLREMMRAERERQAMLQAKLPSRQRVGSASFTAPVSYPESNVRRRPTLREMMRAERERQAMLQTNLLHKVAQ from the coding sequence ATGGACCATCGACGAGAGCTACATGATAAAGCGGACGCAATGCGCCGCAGAATCGGGGAAGCCTTGCGCTCCGCGCGCGAGCGACAAGGTAGCAAGCAATCCGACATCGCCCAGAAAGTGGGCGTGTCTCGGGCAACCGTCATTGCAATCGAGAGCGGCCAAAGCGTCTCGACATTGAATCTGCTCCTGATGGCGGCTGCGGTCGGCGTGAACCTTAACCCTCAACCAGACCCGGCGATCGTCACGCCACCACGTCGCCCCATGCTCAGGGAAATGATGCGAGCGGAGCGGGAGCGCCAGGCAATGCTCCAGGCGAAATTACCCAGCCGGCAGCGCGTGGGATCGGCGTCCTTTACCGCCCCAGTTTCCTACCCGGAAAGCAACGTAAGGCGTCGCCCAACGCTCAGGGAAATGATGCGAGCGGAGCGGGAGCGCCAGGCAATGCTCCAGACGAATCTCTTGCACAAAGTAGCTCAATGA
- a CDS encoding type II toxin-antitoxin system HipA family toxin — translation MSSELEVFVSDYPVGLLSEDIETGLIDFRYLPDVPDQMTVSLLMPPSAPAEEYLGFNGVPPPFQISLPEGIVLEAIRTRFAKHIDVDNDMSLLRLVGRHTIGRTTFGGPLDPDATLQQKILDAARTEGAAQRLIEILKTSPEMFGVSGVMPKMSTFQTEKTRPGTVAAHGSIVKFDSPHYVGASLVEYACMKACSAAGLDVPAIELSPDRTSLTMSRFDIAPDGSRRGFEDACALSGLFRSGKYNGSIEHLFEMIRFFVHPDDQATDLVAMGVVA, via the coding sequence ATGAGTAGCGAACTCGAGGTTTTCGTTTCGGACTATCCTGTCGGCTTGCTCAGTGAAGACATCGAGACAGGCCTGATTGATTTCCGTTACCTTCCGGATGTCCCGGATCAAATGACAGTCTCGTTACTGATGCCGCCGAGCGCACCAGCGGAAGAGTATCTTGGTTTCAACGGGGTGCCCCCACCCTTTCAGATATCCCTGCCCGAAGGCATCGTGCTGGAAGCCATTAGAACCCGCTTCGCCAAGCATATCGACGTTGATAACGATATGTCGCTGCTCCGTCTTGTCGGTCGTCACACTATCGGCCGCACTACCTTCGGCGGCCCGCTGGACCCAGACGCCACACTTCAACAAAAAATTCTGGATGCCGCCAGAACTGAGGGTGCGGCACAGCGGCTGATCGAAATTCTGAAGACATCTCCGGAGATGTTTGGCGTGTCTGGCGTCATGCCCAAGATGTCGACATTCCAGACGGAAAAGACTCGCCCCGGGACTGTCGCCGCGCACGGCTCCATCGTTAAATTCGACTCGCCCCATTATGTTGGCGCGAGTTTGGTTGAGTATGCATGCATGAAAGCATGCTCGGCAGCGGGACTAGACGTTCCTGCGATTGAATTAAGCCCGGATCGCACGTCACTGACGATGAGCCGATTTGATATCGCCCCTGACGGATCACGTCGCGGATTCGAAGATGCATGTGCGCTGTCGGGCTTGTTTCGTAGTGGGAAATATAACGGATCGATTGAACACCTGTTTGAGATGATCCGCTTCTTCGTACATCCAGACGACCAGGCGACAGATCTCGTGGCCATGGGCGTTGTTGCATAA
- a CDS encoding IS5 family transposase has translation MRKDEHKRGEPKGIYRVRNWAKYNAGLIARGDVTMWIDESVMNAAPEAASPRRGRPHVYSDAAIQMLLGIKQVYRLPLRALQGFAHSLRKLAFADLQVPNYTTLSRRAQDLNVVLPVQRASQSLHLVVDSTGLKVFGEGEWKVRKHGYSKRRTWRKVHLAMDAKTGQVSAALMTHQDVGDADVLPELLDQIPTDTPIDTIGGDGAYDTKQCHAAIAARGAQPSIPPREGAMPWPQTTSGAVWRNEAIDAIARSGRREWKTSSGYHRRSLVENLMYRLKTLTGNRLWARDVGAQAAEVAIRVGILNRMAALARPQSVRIA, from the coding sequence ATGCGCAAGGACGAACACAAGCGGGGAGAGCCAAAGGGGATCTACCGTGTCAGGAACTGGGCAAAGTACAACGCAGGCTTGATCGCGAGAGGCGACGTCACGATGTGGATCGATGAAAGCGTGATGAATGCAGCGCCCGAGGCGGCGTCGCCCAGGCGTGGCCGGCCACACGTCTACTCGGACGCGGCGATTCAGATGCTGCTCGGAATCAAGCAGGTGTACCGTCTGCCGTTGCGTGCGCTGCAGGGCTTTGCACATAGCCTTCGCAAGCTCGCCTTCGCCGATTTGCAAGTCCCGAACTACACGACTCTGAGTCGGCGCGCCCAGGATCTGAACGTGGTGCTGCCGGTGCAGCGCGCCAGTCAGTCGCTGCATCTGGTGGTCGACAGCACTGGCCTGAAGGTATTCGGCGAGGGCGAGTGGAAGGTGCGCAAGCACGGTTACTCGAAGCGGCGCACCTGGCGCAAGGTGCATCTGGCGATGGACGCCAAGACCGGCCAGGTAAGCGCAGCTTTGATGACACATCAGGACGTTGGCGACGCTGACGTGTTGCCCGAGTTGCTCGATCAAATCCCCACCGATACGCCAATCGACACCATCGGTGGCGATGGCGCATACGACACGAAGCAATGTCACGCGGCGATTGCCGCGCGAGGCGCGCAACCGTCGATTCCGCCGCGTGAGGGAGCGATGCCATGGCCGCAGACCACGTCCGGTGCGGTCTGGCGCAACGAGGCCATTGATGCCATTGCCCGAAGTGGCAGGCGCGAATGGAAGACGTCCAGCGGCTATCACCGGCGTTCGCTGGTCGAGAACTTGATGTACCGGCTCAAGACACTCACGGGTAATCGCTTGTGGGCGCGTGATGTCGGGGCCCAGGCGGCCGAGGTGGCGATCCGCGTCGGCATACTCAACCGCATGGCGGCCCTTGCACGCCCGCAGTCCGTCCGCATCGCCTAA
- a CDS encoding LysR substrate-binding domain-containing protein translates to MIPPLTSLLAFEAIARRRSFALAAAELHLTPSAVSHQVARLEKLIGLRLFERKTGGVELTPAGQSYLQRVAGALGAINAATEDLRHGVQDALYLHSSPSFASLWLMPRIASFARRYPKISLNLSVSPEISDFEVGQVDLDIRYGLPNWADLEVEPVFPEAIIPLASESFLETHRISSPADLAQAPLIQSSSNLVQWPEWFAKYLPGGCPERMTMRFDRSMMSIDAAVQGLGIALESATLSGEHLANGRLRRVFGEGLGLEVVQHFVVYPARVAARTEVMCFLEWLRSERKTAVEPMIALDMSTHS, encoded by the coding sequence ATGATTCCGCCGCTCACATCCCTGCTTGCATTCGAAGCCATTGCGCGGCGTCGCAGCTTTGCCCTTGCCGCGGCAGAACTTCACCTCACGCCTTCAGCCGTGAGCCATCAGGTTGCCCGGTTAGAGAAGCTGATTGGCCTGCGACTTTTTGAGCGCAAAACGGGGGGCGTTGAATTGACTCCGGCTGGCCAAAGTTATCTTCAACGTGTGGCTGGCGCGCTTGGCGCGATCAACGCTGCAACGGAGGATCTGCGTCATGGCGTCCAAGACGCCTTGTATCTGCACTCCAGTCCAAGCTTCGCGAGTCTTTGGCTGATGCCCCGGATCGCAAGCTTCGCTCGAAGGTACCCGAAGATCTCCTTGAATCTCTCGGTCTCGCCGGAGATTTCTGATTTTGAAGTTGGACAGGTCGATCTTGATATCCGCTATGGACTACCGAATTGGGCCGACCTGGAAGTCGAGCCAGTATTTCCAGAAGCCATTATTCCCCTGGCAAGCGAGTCCTTTCTGGAAACGCATCGGATCTCCTCACCTGCAGATCTAGCGCAGGCACCATTGATACAGTCCAGTTCCAATCTCGTGCAATGGCCGGAATGGTTTGCTAAATACCTACCCGGTGGGTGCCCGGAGCGAATGACAATGCGCTTTGATCGTTCCATGATGAGCATCGACGCAGCAGTCCAAGGACTAGGCATCGCGTTGGAGAGTGCCACGCTAAGTGGCGAGCATCTGGCGAATGGACGCCTGCGCCGCGTCTTCGGCGAGGGTCTGGGCCTTGAGGTCGTCCAACATTTCGTTGTCTATCCCGCGAGAGTTGCCGCACGCACCGAAGTCATGTGTTTTCTTGAATGGCTGCGCAGCGAGCGCAAAACGGCCGTCGAGCCGATGATTGCGCTCGATATGTCCACGCATAGTTGA
- a CDS encoding DMT family transporter produces MTQASTLLRDSADRRQLFAGVLLLVIGQWILSLLDATSKALTHEGISLVAVAWVRYVGHVVAIFLLLGPSGWKRYWRPARPDLQWMRGAMMLVSTLVFFGVLKLMPLAQATALNFCAPLFVVALSPWLLGERPQRHVRLVRWAGVTIGFGGMLVVVRPGGQLSLFGIGLGLVSALAFAMMNMLTRRVAAHDPPMTTLIQSGITGACLTTLIVPFFWFDAWPTPLQSALLLSTGVTGALGHYFIIRAFRHADASFLSPFHYLQIVSATAIGYLAFSQLPDWTTALGIGIICAGGLCVAGGEGALKTIQNRLSDIRHR; encoded by the coding sequence ATGACGCAGGCCTCGACTCTTTTGCGAGACTCGGCTGACCGCCGCCAGCTTTTCGCCGGCGTTCTGCTGCTCGTCATCGGGCAATGGATACTCAGCTTGCTCGACGCTACCAGCAAAGCCCTGACTCATGAAGGAATATCTCTCGTCGCGGTTGCCTGGGTACGATACGTCGGCCATGTCGTTGCAATATTTTTACTGCTGGGCCCTTCCGGTTGGAAGCGTTATTGGCGGCCAGCCCGCCCGGATCTGCAATGGATGCGTGGCGCGATGATGCTGGTGTCGACCCTGGTTTTCTTTGGGGTCTTGAAGTTGATGCCGCTAGCCCAAGCGACGGCGTTGAATTTTTGCGCGCCGCTCTTTGTTGTGGCGCTTTCTCCCTGGCTGCTCGGAGAAAGGCCGCAACGCCATGTTCGCCTGGTTCGGTGGGCGGGCGTGACTATCGGCTTCGGCGGGATGCTGGTGGTGGTACGACCAGGAGGGCAGCTCAGCCTGTTTGGTATCGGATTAGGGCTCGTCTCTGCGTTGGCCTTCGCAATGATGAACATGCTGACTAGACGCGTCGCAGCTCATGATCCGCCGATGACCACTCTCATTCAGAGCGGGATCACGGGAGCATGTCTGACGACCCTGATCGTGCCATTCTTCTGGTTCGACGCCTGGCCGACGCCATTGCAATCTGCGTTGTTGCTGTCAACCGGCGTAACCGGCGCGCTCGGTCATTACTTCATCATCCGAGCGTTCAGACACGCTGACGCATCGTTTCTTAGTCCGTTCCATTACCTGCAAATCGTTTCCGCGACGGCGATCGGATACCTTGCATTCTCGCAACTGCCGGATTGGACTACGGCGTTGGGAATTGGCATCATCTGCGCCGGTGGATTGTGCGTAGCGGGAGGGGAAGGGGCACTCAAAACTATCCAGAATCGCCTATCAGACATCCGTCACAGGTGA
- a CDS encoding aspartate/glutamate racemase family protein translates to MDVFNSAASRLDVRELSLQHFVRADLLVAAENEGGLTHAIQRDTVEALVSLSRNVDAVLLTCSTLGPAADVADEAASVPVLRVDAALAREATRLGGKVVALCAVQTSIKATRQVFNDAAARAGADVSVELVAGAWDYFKAGNIDGYLTLIAKAALAVRQASECTVALAQASMAKAADQLPRDLRPLTSPATGLLAAVRAATNGQATRCT, encoded by the coding sequence GTGGATGTGTTCAATTCCGCGGCATCCCGGCTGGATGTCCGTGAGCTGTCGTTACAACATTTCGTGCGCGCGGATCTCCTCGTCGCCGCAGAAAATGAAGGCGGCCTAACTCATGCAATCCAGCGCGACACAGTGGAAGCGTTGGTGTCGCTTTCCCGCAATGTTGATGCTGTACTGCTCACTTGCTCGACGTTGGGGCCGGCAGCCGATGTCGCAGATGAAGCCGCGTCTGTCCCTGTTCTACGCGTCGATGCTGCTCTCGCCCGCGAAGCCACCCGCCTGGGTGGAAAAGTGGTCGCTCTGTGCGCTGTCCAGACGAGCATCAAGGCTACGCGCCAAGTCTTTAATGACGCCGCTGCACGCGCCGGTGCGGACGTTAGTGTTGAGTTGGTGGCAGGGGCATGGGACTATTTCAAGGCGGGCAACATTGACGGGTATCTGACATTGATTGCGAAAGCGGCACTGGCTGTGCGGCAGGCGTCCGAGTGCACGGTTGCGCTTGCGCAGGCGTCGATGGCAAAAGCCGCCGACCAGCTCCCCCGAGATCTTCGCCCCTTGACCAGTCCCGCGACAGGGCTGCTCGCTGCGGTTAGGGCTGCCACAAACGGCCAGGCAACGCGATGCACATAA
- the pyk gene encoding pyruvate kinase → MRRERHTKIVATLGPATPGSDGILRLFRAGADTFRLNFSHGTHEDHATRLRCIREVESITGRPIGVLLDLQGPKLRLGTFTNGPVQLIAGQTFRLQLTPIDGNETIAHLPHPEIFESLAQGNALLIDDGRIRLRVTSCGPDFAETIVETGGKVSDRKGVNVPDCALRLSALTEKDHRDLSFGLQLGIDWVALSFVQSAQDIEELRAIVGTRVGIMAKIEKPAALTEIEAIVAGADAIMVARGDLGVEMPPEEVPAIQKRLTRLCRESGKPIVVATQMLDSMVNSPAPTRAEASDVATAVYDGVDAVMLSAESASGEYPIQAVEMMSRIIRNTERDKLQRDTMGAISATRHADAADAIGAAIRTVADTLPLSACVTYTLSGASALRVAHERPNVPIVGMTPKMETARRLAVVWGVHAVHAEDAKNVEDMVAQASDVALAQGFSPESRPFAIVAGMPFGTPGSTNLLRLVFPSPSSALAR, encoded by the coding sequence TTGCGCCGTGAGCGCCATACCAAAATTGTCGCGACCCTAGGCCCTGCCACGCCGGGATCCGATGGAATATTGCGGCTATTCCGGGCCGGTGCGGACACGTTCCGTCTGAACTTCAGTCACGGTACCCATGAGGATCACGCGACACGCTTACGCTGCATCCGGGAAGTGGAATCGATTACGGGACGCCCGATTGGTGTGCTTCTGGATCTGCAGGGCCCCAAACTTCGCTTAGGGACTTTTACGAATGGTCCGGTCCAACTAATTGCGGGGCAGACCTTTCGGCTTCAACTCACACCGATCGACGGGAACGAGACGATCGCCCATCTGCCTCATCCAGAAATCTTCGAGTCACTCGCACAGGGTAACGCACTGCTGATCGATGATGGGCGCATCCGATTGCGTGTTACGTCCTGCGGGCCCGATTTCGCGGAAACGATTGTCGAAACGGGCGGTAAAGTCTCTGATCGAAAGGGCGTCAACGTTCCGGATTGTGCGCTCCGACTCTCCGCACTAACCGAGAAAGACCATCGCGATCTGAGCTTCGGATTGCAACTGGGCATTGACTGGGTTGCATTGTCTTTCGTTCAATCGGCACAGGATATCGAAGAACTCAGGGCTATCGTTGGAACCCGTGTGGGCATCATGGCGAAGATCGAGAAGCCCGCAGCGCTTACGGAGATTGAAGCTATTGTGGCTGGGGCCGATGCAATCATGGTGGCCCGCGGGGATCTTGGCGTCGAAATGCCTCCCGAGGAAGTGCCTGCAATTCAGAAGCGACTCACGCGGCTCTGTCGCGAATCCGGAAAGCCCATTGTGGTGGCTACGCAGATGCTTGATTCGATGGTCAACTCGCCAGCGCCAACCCGGGCAGAAGCCTCAGATGTCGCGACAGCCGTATACGACGGTGTCGACGCGGTCATGCTTTCAGCCGAGTCTGCTAGCGGCGAATACCCGATCCAGGCGGTTGAGATGATGTCACGAATCATTCGCAACACGGAGCGCGACAAATTGCAGCGGGATACCATGGGCGCTATCTCTGCAACGCGCCACGCTGACGCTGCCGACGCGATCGGTGCAGCCATCCGCACAGTTGCGGACACCCTGCCGCTCTCCGCGTGCGTGACATACACGCTCTCTGGAGCCAGCGCACTCAGGGTCGCGCACGAACGGCCCAATGTGCCCATTGTTGGCATGACGCCGAAGATGGAGACCGCTCGGCGTCTCGCAGTTGTGTGGGGCGTTCATGCAGTGCATGCGGAGGATGCAAAGAATGTGGAGGACATGGTCGCCCAAGCTAGCGATGTCGCTCTCGCCCAAGGCTTCTCACCCGAGTCACGCCCGTTCGCGATCGTCGCTGGCATGCCATTCGGCACGCCCGGCTCCACCAACTTGCTGAGGCTCGTCTTTCCATCACCCTCGTCGGCCCTTGCCCGTTGA